The Longimicrobium sp. genomic interval GTACAGGTAGCCGCCCCGGTCGAAGACGACCTTGTCTACGCCGGCGGCTTTCGCCTTTTCGGCCACGGCCTTCCCCAGCTCGCGGCTGGCGTCGGTCTTGTTCAGCTCGCTCCTGCGCGCGCGCAGGTCGGGGGCGTTGGTGCTGAGCCCCACCAGCGTGCGGCCGGCCACGTCGTCGATCACCTGGGCCTCCAGGTGGTTGATCGAGCGGTGGACGACCAGCCGCGGACGCTCCGCGGTGCCATGGACCTTGCCGCGCACCCTGCGGTGGCGGCGCAGACGCTTGTCCTCGCGCGTCTTGGTCCGGATCCGTGCTCTCGCCATTTCCGTGTCTTCTCTGGTTGACTATGCGATGATCAGCCGTGGGCCGCGGGGCGGCTTACTTGCCGCCCGCCTTCCCCGCCTTGCGGCGGATCACCTCGCCCTGGTACTTCACGCCCTTGCCCTTGTAGGGCTCGGGCGGACGGAGCGACCGGATCTCGGCCGCGACCTGCCCCACCACTTCCTTGTCGGTCCCGCTGACCTCGACGGTGGTGGGATTGACGGCCCGCAGGGTGATCCCCGGGGGCGCCTTGTAGTCGATGGGGTGGCTGTAGCCCAGCGCGAGCGTCAGCCCGAAGGGCTTGGTCTCGGCGCGGTACCCCACGCCCACGATCTCGAGCGTCTTGGTGAAGCCGGTGGTCACGCCCTCGACCATGTTGGCCACCAGCGTGCGGCTGAGCCCGTGCAGCGAGCGGTGCTCCGGCTGGTCGCTGGGGCGCTCCACCACGATCTGGCCGTCGTCCTCGCGGCGCACGATCACGTCCCTGTGCAGCGTGCGCTGCAGCTCGCCCCTGGGGCCCTTCACGCGCACGGTGTTGCCGTCGAGCGTGATGTCGACCCCGGCGGGAACCGCCACGGGCCTTCTTCCGATACGCGACATTGTCGTGTTCTCCTTACCAGACGATGGCGAGCAGCTCGCCGCCGACCTTGGCCGCGCGGGCCTGCCGGTCGGTCATCACGCCGCGCGAGGTGCTGAGCAGCGCCATTCCCAGCCCGTTGCGCACGCGCGGGATCTCGCCCACGCCCACGTACTGGCGCAGGCCGGGCTTGGACACGCGGCGCAGCTCGCGGATGACCGGCTTGTCCTGGTAGTACTTCAGGTACAGGCGCAGCACCGGGTGCTTGCCGTCATCCAGGATCTTGTAGTCGTGGATGTAGTGATTTTCCTTGAGAAGGCGGGAAACCTCGACCTTCAGCTTGCTGACCGGCATGTCGACCCGGCGGTGGCGCGCCATCTGGGCGTTGCGCACCCGGGTCAGCAGGTCGGCGATCGGATCCGTCACCATGCTGAATCTCTCCTAGAGTATCCGGCGAGCGAGCGCCGGACTTTCAGGAAGTGAGTGATTGTCTTCGAACCGCCAAGTCCCAAGTCCTCAGTCCCAAGTCCCAAGTGGTCGATGCGTCTGACGCAGTTTCACTCAGGACTCAGGACCTGGCACTTGGCACTTCCGGTCCCTTACCAGCTCGCCTTGCGCACCCCGGGGATCTCCCCGTTCAGCGCCATCTGCCGGAAGCAGATGCGGCAGAGCCCGAACTTGCGCAGGAAGGCGCGCGGGCGGCCGCAGCGGTTGCAGCGGTTGTGCGCCCGGACGCTGAACTTCGGCTTGCGCTTGCTCTTCTCGATCAGGGCCTTGCGTGCCATCGCGTAGTTACCGTGGTGGTAGTGACCGGCGCGCCTCCGCCGGCGTCCGTCGCCGGCGGGTGCGCGCTTCGAGACCGTGTTACGCCGCCACCAGCACGGGCGACTCGCCGCGGAACGGCATGCCCAGCTCGCGCAGCAGCGCCAGCGCCTCGTCGTCCTTCGTGGTGCTGGTCACGAAGGAGATGTCCATCCCGTGGACCTTCTCGACCTTGTCGTAGTCGATCTCGGGGAAGATCAGCTGCTCCTTCACGCCCATCGTGTAGTTCCCGCGGCCGTCGAACGAGCGCGTGGGCACCCCGCGGAAGTCGCGGATGCGCGGCATGGCCACGTTCACCAGCCGGTCCAGGAACTCCCACATGCGGTCGCGCCGCAGCGTGACCGTGACGCCCACGGGCGAGTTCTCGCGGAGCGCGAAGTTCGAGATCGCCTTCTTGGCCTTGGTGATCACCGGCTTCTGCC includes:
- the rpsH gene encoding 30S ribosomal protein S8; the protein is MVTDPIADLLTRVRNAQMARHRRVDMPVSKLKVEVSRLLKENHYIHDYKILDDGKHPVLRLYLKYYQDKPVIRELRRVSKPGLRQYVGVGEIPRVRNGLGMALLSTSRGVMTDRQARAAKVGGELLAIVW
- the rplF gene encoding 50S ribosomal protein L6, translated to MSRIGRRPVAVPAGVDITLDGNTVRVKGPRGELQRTLHRDVIVRREDDGQIVVERPSDQPEHRSLHGLSRTLVANMVEGVTTGFTKTLEIVGVGYRAETKPFGLTLALGYSHPIDYKAPPGITLRAVNPTTVEVSGTDKEVVGQVAAEIRSLRPPEPYKGKGVKYQGEVIRRKAGKAGGK
- a CDS encoding type Z 30S ribosomal protein S14 gives rise to the protein MARKALIEKSKRKPKFSVRAHNRCNRCGRPRAFLRKFGLCRICFRQMALNGEIPGVRKASW
- the rplR gene encoding 50S ribosomal protein L18 — encoded protein: MARARIRTKTREDKRLRRHRRVRGKVHGTAERPRLVVHRSINHLEAQVIDDVAGRTLVGLSTNAPDLRARRSELNKTDASRELGKAVAEKAKAAGVDKVVFDRGGYLYHGRVKAFAEGAREGGLDF
- the rplE gene encoding 50S ribosomal protein L5, encoding MAKKDKAQAAPAADDAPAETGPRVKPRLQRYYEETVRGKLQEQFGFQTPMQVPRLEKITINVGLGEAPKNPKLLEGVVAEIGQITGQKPVITKAKKAISNFALRENSPVGVTVTLRRDRMWEFLDRLVNVAMPRIRDFRGVPTRSFDGRGNYTMGVKEQLIFPEIDYDKVEKVHGMDISFVTSTTKDDEALALLRELGMPFRGESPVLVAA